Proteins from a single region of Hordeum vulgare subsp. vulgare chromosome 6H, MorexV3_pseudomolecules_assembly, whole genome shotgun sequence:
- the LOC123400980 gene encoding senescence-specific cysteine protease SAG39 has product MMAISKALIIGILGCLCFCSSVLAARELNDDLSMMARHESWMVQYNRVYKDATEKAHRFEVFKTNVGFIKSFNAENHKFYLGINQFTDLTNEEFKGTKANKGYKPNMDRVPTGFRYENVSLDALPATVDWRTKGAVTPIKDQGQCGCCWAFSAVAATEGIVKLKTSKLISLSEQELVDCDVHGEDQGCEGGLMDDAFKFIIKNGGLTTESNYPYTAADDKCKSGTNGVATIKSYEDVPANNEGALMQAVASQPVSVAVDGGDMTFQFYKGGVMTGSCGTDLDHGIAAIGYGKISDGTKYWLLKNSWGTTWGENGYLRMEKDITDKRGMCGLAMEPSYPTA; this is encoded by the exons ATGATGGCCAtctcaaaagctttgatcattggCATCCTCGGATGCCTCTGCTTCTGCAGTTCGGTCCTTGCAGCTCGCGAGCTCAACGATGACTTGTCGATGATGGCAAGGCACGAGAGCTGGATGGTGCAGTACAATCGTGTGTACAAAGACGCTACTGAGAAGGCACATCGGTTTGAGGTGttcaaaaccaatgttgggttcaTCAAGTCGTTTAACGCCGAGAACCACAAATTCTATTTGGGCATCAATCAGTTCACCGACCTCACCAACGAGGAGTTCAAGGGGACAAAGGCTAACAAGGGTTACAAACCAAACATGGATAGGGTTCCTACCGGATTCAGGTATGAGAATGTAAGTCTTGATGCACTTCCTGCAACCGTAGACTGGAGGACCAAAGGTGCAGTCACTCCCATAAAGGATCAGGGCCAATGTG GTTGTTGTTGGGCATTTTCTGCTGTTGCCGCTACGGAGGGCATCGTTAAACTCAAAACTAGCAAGCTTATTTCACTGTCGGAGCAAGAGTTGGTGGATTGTGATGTCCATGGTGAAGACCAAGGTTGTGAAGGAGGGCTCATGGATGATGCCTTTAAGTTCATAATCAAGAATGGTGGTCTCACCACCGAGTCCAACTACCCATATACCGCGGCAGATGACAAGTGCAAGAGTGGAACCAATGGTGTCGCAACCATCAAAAGCTATGAGGATGTTCCGGCCAACAACGAGGGAGCCCTCATGCAAGCCGTCGCAAGCCAACCCGTCTCGGTAGCTGTAGATGGAGGAGATATGACATTCCAGTTTTACAAAGGTGGAGTAATGACTGGCTCATGCGGCACTGACCTAGACCATGGTATTGCAGCTATTGGTTATGGCAAGATCAGCGATGGCACAAAGTATTGGTTGTTAAAGAATTCATGGGGAACAACATGGGGTGAGAACGGATATTTAAGAATGGAGAAGGACATTACCGACAAGAGAGGCATGTGTGGCCTTGCGATGGAGCCTTCTTACCCCACTGCATAG
- the LOC123401607 gene encoding E3 ubiquitin-protein ligase At1g63170-like, with amino-acid sequence MQSGMEQTTGVSGHEHVIDIPRDSGPSASASHSVGRENHEELNPVDRPSTRAATSALQPPSAIGPPHADTASGTRRRDNYGRRHRSPLNSGLWISVEVIVNVSQIVAAIVVLSLSRKEHPQAPLFEWVIGYTVGCFATLPHLYWRYIHRNIVNGENEPAHSLQGSSQNNSTEPTPASVSERRRNAARNAVLANPRINALFDHFKMALDCFFAVWFVVGNVWIFGGRSSAVDAPNLYRLCIVFLTFSCIGYAMPFILCAMICCCLPCIISVMGFREDTNNTRGATSESINTLPTYKFKTKKRRHGSSNEAEGQEGGIVAAGTDKERSLSAEDAVCCICLAKYAHNEELRELPCTHCFHKECVDKWLKINALCPLCKAEIASSSGTSDNRHIDHTVPTQEIEMH; translated from the exons ATGCAATCTGGGATGGAACAAACAACAGGGGTAAGTGGTCATGAACATGTAATTGATATTCCAAGGGATAGCGGTCCTTCTGCCTCGGCATCGCACAGTGTTGGTAGAGAGAACCATGAAGAGCTGAATCCTGTGGATAGACCTTCAACAAGAGCTGCAACGTCTGCCTTGCAGCCACCATCAGCAATAGGCCCTCCTCATGCAGACACTGCTTCAGGCACTAGGAGACGTGATAACTATGGTCGGCGACATAGGAGCCCTTTGAACTCTGGACTATGGATTTCGGTTGAAGTTATCGTTAACGTTAGCCAAATTGTTGCTGCCATTGTTGTGCTATCCCTGTCAAGGAAGGAACATCCACAAGCTCCATTGTTTGAGTGGGTCATAGGTTACACAGTCGGTTGTTTTGCCACTTTGCCACATCTTTATTGGCGCTATATACACCGTAATATCGTGAACGGTGAGAATGAGCCAGCACACTCACTTCAGGGCTCCTCGCAGAACAACTCGACTGAGCCCACCCCTGCAAGTGTATCAGAAAGGCGAAGGAATGCGGCACGAAATGCAGTTCTGGCTAACCCAAG GATTAATGCACTTTTTGACCACTTCAAGATGGCCTTGGATTGTTTCTTCGCCGTGTGGTTTGTTGTAGGAAATGTGTGGATATTCGGTGGGCGTTCTTCGGCTGTTGATGCTCCAAACTTGTACAG GTTATGCATCGTGTTCCTCACCTTCAGCTGTATTGGGTATGCCATGCCTTTCATCCTCTGCGCAATGATATGCTGTTGTCTCCCCTGCATTATATCCGTCATGGGCTTCAGAGAAGACACAAACAATACAAGAGGGGCCACCTCGGAATCCATCAATACTTTGCCAACTTACAAATTCAAAACTAAGAAGCGCCGCCATGGTTCAAGTAATGAAGCCGAAGGCCAAGAGGGAGGTATAGTAGCTGCAGGGACTGACAAGGAGCGGTCGCTTTCTGCCGaagatgct GTTTGCTGCATCTGCCTTGCCAAGTACGCACACAACGAAGAGCTTCGTGAACTTCCCTGCACACACTGTTTCCACAAGGAATGCGTCGACAAATGGCTCAAGATAAATGCACTCTGCCCTCTGTGCAAAGCCGAGATAGCAAGCTCGTCTGGCACATCTGATAATCGCCACATCGACCATACAGTACCGACGCAGGAGATCGAAATGCATTAG